A window of the Miscanthus floridulus cultivar M001 chromosome 14, ASM1932011v1, whole genome shotgun sequence genome harbors these coding sequences:
- the LOC136503463 gene encoding uncharacterized protein translates to MISSCSILTYTGAKIIQNARLLVEKIGRPLELDTDGIWCVLPGSFPENFAFKTKSSHGCGDGGEGETAGSGRADVVESKLQEWTALYTAQLTQKAKKYHDGLVRLVQIGPQVKQIVLLDEDAQVLCSRHLKSGESVETGKKCHFPNYLVDICEAKNQNKEHTSEESMVHTKPMNGKSTSNKMGMGALSKSQKFISPHKFHDLENTDSEVTASSGKPETDNAEAVSADQPGSLIEADSDFKEWNALYTTQLTQKAKKYHDGIIRLLQSGSHARQIVLLDEYGEELGSRYLKSVESDESEKRFQMPNYLIDVCEFRNQKNEPRHSSKEALSQTGLRNEENTSDKLSGKSKSPKFVSPFKCQDLRKSHWESTTSSKRPQIGPTSSNFDAPPNFNDPWSKSDYNVNRRADCSESAFGIMDDPDADGLQLHIFQ, encoded by the exons ATGATTTCATCTTGTTCCATCCTGACATATACTGGTGCAAAGATTATCCAAAATGCTCGATTACTTGTGGAAAAAATTGGAAGGCCACTGGAACTGGATACAGACGGCATTTGGTGTGTTTTGCCTGGCTCATTTCCAGAAAACTTTGCTTTCAAGACAAA AAGTAGTCACGGCTGCGGTGATGGAGGCGAAGGTGAAACAGCGGGTTCTGGCAGAGCCGATGTGGTGGAATCGAAGCTCCAAG AGTGGACCGCGCTTTACACCGCCCAGCTGACTCAGAAGGCTAAGAAGTACCATGATGGCTTGGTGAGGCTTGTGCAAATTGGTCCTCAAGTGAAGCAG ATTGTTTTGCTCGATGAAGATGCCCAAGTACTGTGCAGCAGGCATCTCAAGTCAGGGGAATCCGTTGAAACTGGGAAGAAATGCCATTTTCCTAATTATCTGGTAGATATTTGTGAGGCCAAAAATCAGAATAAAG AGCATACCTCAGAGGAATCTATGGTGCACACAAAACCAATGAATGGGAAGAGTACAAGTAACAAGATGGGAATGGGTGCATTGAGTAAATCTCAGAAATTTATTAGTCCACACAAATTTCATG ATCTTGAGAACACTGACTCAGAAGTCACTGCTAGCTCTGGCAAGCCAGAGACTGACAATGCTGAAGCAGTGTCTGCTGACCAACCAGGGAGCCTTATCGAAGCAGATTCAGATTTCAAAG AATGGAATGCCTTGTATACCACCCAACTAACTCAAAAGGCAAAGAAATACCATGATGGCATCATAAGGCTCCTGCAAAGTGGCTCACACGCAAGGCAG ATTGTTTTGTTGGATGAATATGGTGAAGAGCTTGGCAGCAGATACCTCAAGTCAGTTGAATCTGATGAAAGTGAGAAGAGATTCCAGATGCCTAACTATCTTATTGATGTCTGTGAGTTTAGAAATCAGAAGAATG AGCCTAGACACTCTTCGAAGGAGGCTTTGAGTCAGACAGGACTGAGAAATGAAGAGAATACAAGTGACAAACTGAGTGGAAAAAGTAAATCACCAAAGTTTGTTAGTCCATTTAAGTGCCAAG ATCTTCGGAAGAGTCACTGGGAAAGCACTACAAGCTCCAAAAGGCCACAGATTGGCCCAACTTCCAGTAACTTCGATGCTCCACCAAATTTCAATG ATCCTTGGAGTAAATCAGACTACAATGTCAATAGAAGGGCTGACTGTAGTGAATCAGCATTTGGTATCATGGATGATCCTGATGCTGATGGGCTGCAATTGCATATTTTTCAGTGA